The sequence below is a genomic window from Microbacterium abyssi.
GTCTGCTCGTCGGTGAGCACAGGTGCATAGTCGTGCAGCACTGTGTCGGGATCGACGAGGTACAGACGCAGGTCGGCATCGTCGACGGCGCGCATCGTGAACAAGCCGTCCGAGCCGTCCACCGCCGTCAACGCGAACTCCACGTGCGGTGCGAGCCCGGGCGGCGGCGCCACGAAGCTCAGGGCGGCGCTCACTGGAGGAAGTCCATCAGTGACGGCTGCAGCACCCGGGCGTTGACGGCGAGCGCCGAGCGGTAGACCAGCTCCTGCGCCTGCAGCCGCACGAGCACCTCCACCGAGTCGACGTCTTCGACGGCGGCGCGGCGGGATTCGAGCGAAACCGAGTTCTGCACAGCCGCCTCCTTGGCGCGTTCGATCTGTGTCTGACGGGCGCCGACCGCGCCCTGGGCACTGAGCATAGCGGTCCGTCGATCGTCGATCTCGTTCAGCCGGGGACCGACGTTGGTGCCTGAGCGGAGGTCCTCGATGATGTTGCCGACCAAGGCGAAGACCGACTCGTCGCCCACGCCGAAGACCGCCGAGCCATCGGCGTCGACACGCACGGATGAGCTGTCGGATA
It includes:
- the fliW gene encoding flagellar assembly protein FliW, with amino-acid sequence MSAALSFVAPPPGLAPHVEFALTAVDGSDGLFTMRAVDDADLRLYLVDPDTVLHDYAPVLTDEQTAELSLESPDDAMLLVVAHPSAEGVSVNLLAPVVVNRGTGVASQVILEGQDYPLRAPLT